A window of the Rhodoferax sp. GW822-FHT02A01 genome harbors these coding sequences:
- a CDS encoding GGDEF domain-containing protein translates to MYDLVDNLADLTALRDRDALDVALANTISDLLLPLCASICRAVGDQGNERWRISAQIQAGTSGVFSDAAWMPFDQLPLLAKFPMRQLAISGQIQESDDGQHIVVFPLGGTPGNTGVLEIRLDAPLSAQRRDLVSGILRLYRNFSALLDYGERDSLTDLLNRKTFDGAFLRATLEQKNGSAEDNSHRQQERRDTEAYATYWLAMIDIDHFKRVNDNFGHLIGDEVLLLLARLMRAHFRFNDQIYRFGGEEFVALVRCHSEAEASALLDRLRITTQNHVFPQVGSITLSIGFSEVRAGDSPSAAIERADKAVYYAKEHGRNQVCSYGSLVSNGGLVEPTTNVGDVELF, encoded by the coding sequence ATGTACGACCTCGTTGATAACCTTGCCGATCTGACCGCCCTGAGAGATCGGGATGCGCTGGATGTTGCCCTGGCCAACACCATCAGTGATTTGTTGCTTCCACTCTGCGCAAGTATCTGTCGTGCTGTCGGTGATCAGGGCAATGAGCGTTGGCGAATTTCGGCCCAAATACAAGCCGGGACGTCAGGTGTATTTAGCGACGCGGCATGGATGCCTTTTGACCAACTTCCTCTGCTAGCTAAATTTCCCATGCGACAGTTGGCAATATCGGGGCAAATTCAGGAGTCCGACGACGGCCAGCATATTGTGGTGTTTCCACTTGGAGGAACGCCAGGAAATACTGGAGTACTTGAGATACGCTTGGATGCGCCACTGTCGGCGCAAAGGCGCGATCTGGTAAGTGGCATTCTCAGGCTGTATCGCAACTTCTCTGCACTTCTTGACTATGGTGAACGCGATTCATTAACCGATCTGCTGAATCGTAAGACGTTTGATGGAGCCTTCCTGCGCGCCACCCTGGAGCAGAAAAATGGCAGCGCAGAAGACAATAGCCACCGCCAGCAAGAACGACGGGACACTGAGGCGTACGCAACTTATTGGCTGGCGATGATTGACATCGATCATTTCAAGCGCGTAAACGACAACTTTGGACACCTCATCGGAGACGAGGTGCTGTTACTGCTGGCGCGCCTGATGCGTGCTCATTTTCGCTTCAATGATCAGATCTATCGGTTCGGTGGAGAGGAGTTTGTGGCGCTTGTGCGCTGCCACAGTGAAGCGGAGGCCTCTGCCTTGCTGGATCGACTGAGAATTACTACACAAAACCATGTGTTTCCCCAGGTAGGTTCCATCACTTTGAGCATTGGCTTTTCGGAAGTCAGGGCTGGTGATTCTCCTAGCGCAGCCATCGAACGGGCAGACAAGGCTGTTTACTACGCAAAAGAGCATGGACGCAACCAAGTATGCAGTTATGGTTCCCTGGTATCGAATGGTGGATTGGTCGAACCAACTACCAATGTTGGTGATGTGGAGTTGTTCTAG
- a CDS encoding transposase, whose amino-acid sequence MDQVSTVQRLKRREYSVEFKASVLEQCRQPGASLAGIALGHGINPNMVHRWIREERQRRVLTELQQTAATFVPLQLSGAGNADAIAMKHLPEAPQPAHTGETIHIEIQRGGATVSVRWPLTGAAQCAQVLRELLR is encoded by the coding sequence ATGGATCAAGTGTCGACAGTGCAGCGCCTCAAGCGGCGCGAGTACAGCGTGGAATTCAAGGCATCGGTGTTGGAGCAGTGTCGCCAGCCAGGCGCATCCCTGGCGGGCATTGCGCTGGGCCATGGCATCAACCCGAACATGGTGCACCGCTGGATACGCGAGGAGCGCCAACGCAGGGTGCTGACCGAGCTGCAACAGACGGCAGCAACCTTCGTGCCGCTGCAGCTTTCAGGGGCAGGCAATGCGGATGCCATAGCGATGAAGCACCTACCAGAGGCACCGCAGCCTGCTCACACCGGTGAGACCATCCACATTGAAATCCAGCGCGGCGGTGCCACCGTGAGCGTGCGCTGGCCACTTACGGGCGCTGCGCAATGTGCACAAGTGCTGCGTGAGTTGCTGCGTTGA
- the tnpB gene encoding IS66 family insertion sequence element accessory protein TnpB (TnpB, as the term is used for proteins encoded by IS66 family insertion elements, is considered an accessory protein, since TnpC, encoded by a neighboring gene, is a DDE family transposase.): MIRIDSVWLATAPLDMRAGTDTALARVIAVFGAAQPHHAYVFANKRATRLKILVHDGIGIWLAARRLHQGKFIWASDCDTHCSLDRVQLDALVLGLPWKRVGQAGAITVV, translated from the coding sequence TTGATCCGCATCGACTCAGTCTGGCTGGCGACTGCACCGCTGGACATGCGCGCTGGAACCGATACAGCGCTGGCCCGCGTGATCGCTGTCTTCGGTGCCGCACAGCCTCACCATGCCTATGTGTTCGCCAACAAGCGCGCCACCCGGCTCAAGATCCTGGTGCATGACGGCATTGGCATCTGGCTGGCTGCACGCCGGCTACACCAGGGCAAGTTCATATGGGCATCTGACTGCGACACCCACTGCAGTCTGGACCGAGTCCAGCTCGATGCCTTGGTGCTGGGCCTACCCTGGAAACGCGTGGGACAGGCCGGCGCCATTACCGTGGTGTGA
- a CDS encoding IS66 family transposase produces MVVEPQSLENLNAEQLRAMTARLLTELRHSQALNEKLTYENALLKRMKFAAQSERFSADQRSLLEDEIDADLAAVAAEIEQLSLPVSPAQDKRQAKRQPLPVNLPRREIRHEPDSTTCQCGCQLKRIGEDVAEKLDYVPGVFTVERHVRGKWACAKCETITQAPIEAHVIDKGIPTAGLLAKVLVAKYADHLPLYRQESIFGRAGLAIPRSTLAQWVGTCGVRLQPLVDALKAEMLQHRVLHADETPVSMLKPGDGKTHRAYLWAYAPGAFEDMRAVVYDFCESRAGEHARKFLEDWRGSLTCDDFSGYKALIASGVTEVGCLAHARRKFFDLHAASKSYIAEFALAQFALVYEIEREVKELDAMERQRIRQQKAKPVLDALHEWMGLQRQKVHASSATAKALDYSLRRWEALTRFVDDGRLPADNNWIENQIRPIAIGRNNWLFAGSLRAGQRAAAVMSLIQSARMNGHDPYAYLKDVLTRLPTQRASQIGELLPHRWQSTTT; encoded by the coding sequence ATGGTGGTGGAGCCGCAATCCCTGGAGAACCTGAACGCCGAGCAGTTGCGCGCGATGACAGCCCGACTGCTCACGGAACTGCGCCACAGCCAGGCCCTCAACGAAAAACTCACCTACGAGAACGCGCTGCTCAAGCGCATGAAATTCGCCGCCCAGTCTGAACGCTTCAGCGCCGATCAGCGCAGCCTGCTCGAAGACGAGATCGATGCGGACCTGGCAGCCGTGGCCGCAGAGATTGAGCAGCTAAGCCTGCCGGTATCTCCTGCGCAGGACAAGCGGCAGGCCAAACGCCAACCGTTGCCGGTCAACCTGCCACGCCGGGAGATTCGCCATGAACCCGACTCCACCACGTGTCAATGTGGCTGCCAGCTCAAGCGCATTGGCGAGGACGTAGCGGAGAAGCTGGACTATGTGCCCGGCGTCTTTACCGTGGAGCGTCATGTGCGCGGCAAGTGGGCATGTGCCAAGTGCGAGACCATCACCCAGGCGCCGATCGAAGCGCACGTTATCGACAAGGGTATCCCCACCGCCGGACTGCTGGCCAAGGTGCTGGTGGCCAAGTACGCGGACCATCTGCCGCTGTACCGCCAAGAGAGCATCTTCGGTCGGGCCGGTTTGGCCATCCCGCGCTCCACTCTGGCGCAATGGGTGGGAACTTGTGGCGTGCGCCTGCAGCCCCTGGTCGATGCACTGAAGGCTGAGATGCTGCAACATCGTGTACTGCATGCTGATGAAACGCCAGTGTCGATGCTCAAGCCAGGCGATGGCAAGACGCATCGCGCCTACCTATGGGCTTATGCGCCCGGAGCCTTCGAGGACATGAGGGCCGTGGTGTATGACTTCTGCGAGTCCAGGGCTGGCGAGCATGCACGCAAGTTCCTGGAGGACTGGCGCGGAAGTCTCACCTGCGATGATTTCAGCGGCTACAAAGCACTGATCGCCAGCGGTGTGACGGAGGTGGGGTGTCTGGCCCATGCGCGGCGCAAGTTCTTCGATCTGCACGCCGCCAGCAAGAGCTATATCGCCGAGTTTGCGCTGGCACAGTTTGCACTGGTCTACGAGATCGAGCGCGAGGTCAAGGAATTGGATGCAATGGAACGCCAGCGCATCCGCCAACAAAAGGCCAAGCCCGTGCTCGATGCCTTGCATGAATGGATGGGCTTGCAGCGCCAGAAGGTGCACGCCAGTTCAGCCACCGCCAAAGCATTGGACTACAGCTTGCGGCGATGGGAGGCGCTCACCCGGTTCGTCGATGACGGACGGCTTCCCGCGGATAACAACTGGATCGAGAACCAAATCCGCCCCATTGCCATTGGCCGCAACAACTGGTTGTTTGCCGGGAGTCTGCGCGCAGGCCAACGGGCTGCGGCAGTCATGAGCCTGATCCAGTCAGCACGCATGAATGGGCATGATCCCTATGCGTACCTGAAAGATGTGCTCACCCGGCTGCCTACACAACGGGCCAGCCAGATCGGCGAGCTATTGCCGCATCGCTGGCAATCCACTACCACCTGA
- a CDS encoding transporter substrate-binding domain-containing protein, which translates to MSLIQVIRFAGLFVANVGCALAQSVPIHLLYAERPPFMSRSLQGEVIGITATPAIQAFVKAGIAYELIEASPARRLLEIRENKDRVCSIGLYKTQERESYGKFTKPISQDSAMVGFANASFHPPKGVSLDAILADANTTVLIKNAIVYGPYLEQKFVTMKAIRMPTSAEYGQLIKMIQLDRSKLTFLPYEEVMYYARQEGFKESDFNIIHFKGMPAGEMRYVMCSMSVEDETIARLNSFIRN; encoded by the coding sequence ATGTCACTCATACAGGTTATCCGTTTCGCTGGTCTGTTCGTCGCAAATGTCGGTTGTGCATTGGCACAATCTGTACCAATCCATTTACTGTACGCTGAGCGACCTCCGTTCATGAGTCGGTCACTGCAAGGGGAGGTGATTGGAATCACTGCCACGCCTGCTATTCAGGCCTTTGTGAAAGCAGGTATTGCATATGAACTTATAGAGGCCTCACCTGCGCGCCGCTTGCTGGAAATACGGGAAAACAAAGACCGTGTTTGTTCCATCGGCCTGTACAAAACACAAGAGCGTGAAAGCTACGGAAAATTTACCAAGCCCATATCGCAAGACTCAGCAATGGTGGGCTTCGCGAATGCAAGCTTCCACCCACCCAAAGGAGTCAGTTTGGACGCCATTTTGGCGGATGCCAATACGACTGTGCTCATAAAGAATGCCATTGTCTACGGGCCCTATTTGGAGCAGAAATTTGTGACGATGAAGGCCATTCGCATGCCAACTAGTGCTGAATATGGTCAGCTCATCAAAATGATTCAACTCGACCGCTCAAAGTTGACCTTTCTACCCTACGAAGAAGTGATGTATTACGCAAGGCAGGAGGGATTCAAGGAAAGTGATTTCAACATCATTCATTTCAAAGGAATGCCAGCTGGGGAAATGAGATACGTCATGTGCAGCATGTCTGTCGAGGATGAAACGATTGCTAGACTAAATAGCTTCATAAGGAACTAG
- a CDS encoding EAL domain-containing protein, protein MTVTLVLTVIIGIVLPTVIAVVTLLWFRQSKVEQEMVDILQEKSLVLSASLAEPVWNFNMETISLLLRASMADSQVVRVSVFDTHDKILTEVKDDSRRMGRSYAKVQNLNHISGAASRANFAGKVEVEIDSGNRQSEFRHEVQFYSMILALQIASSMALLLYVLRARVLKPVAGLTQFSDQLAQGNFYKPLAWSRPDELGTLARQMDNMRMVMVDDIAKRKEADETIHNLAFYDPLTQLPNRRLLRERLKMAAVASERSGQYFALLFLDLDNFKTLNDTLGHSVGDELLIQVGISLIESVRADDTVARLGGDEFVVILQRVGSEPDAAAQLTRQIAEKICKTISKPSLLASQMHVISTSIGVTLHCGARMDIDVYLKEADLAMYQAKAAGRNCVCFFDEQMHTTLLQSANLEASLRDAIRGEEFLLLYQPQVMQTGHIMGAECLVRWMHSDRGLVSPNEFIPIAEKTGLILPLGQWILEQACTKLAIWSRHELLSQLSISVNISACQLHQPDFVDVVLSTVTRSGANPRRLKLELTESQLIDNTEDIIEKMQLLKEKGIGFSLDDFGTGYSSLSYLRRFPLEQLKIDQSFVRDVLVDTNDAVITKMVIALAESLGLAVIAEGVEHEAQREYLARHGCNAYQGYLFGRPMPDTEFEHMVLVDNAVTSNL, encoded by the coding sequence TTGACGGTCACGTTGGTGTTGACCGTCATCATTGGCATTGTGCTGCCCACGGTGATCGCCGTTGTGACTCTGCTCTGGTTTCGCCAGTCCAAAGTCGAGCAAGAAATGGTTGATATCCTGCAAGAAAAGTCTCTTGTGCTTTCGGCCAGCTTGGCTGAGCCAGTATGGAATTTCAACATGGAAACAATCTCGCTGCTACTGCGAGCATCCATGGCGGACTCTCAGGTTGTGCGGGTGTCCGTATTTGACACGCACGACAAGATACTTACCGAGGTAAAGGATGATTCGCGGCGCATGGGGCGATCTTATGCAAAAGTTCAAAACCTGAATCACATAAGCGGGGCAGCAAGTCGCGCGAACTTTGCCGGCAAAGTGGAGGTGGAAATCGACTCCGGCAATAGGCAAAGTGAATTCCGTCACGAAGTGCAGTTCTATTCTATGATTCTGGCCCTTCAAATTGCAAGTTCTATGGCGTTGTTGCTCTATGTCCTTAGAGCTCGGGTGCTCAAGCCTGTCGCTGGACTAACACAATTTTCGGATCAGTTGGCGCAAGGCAACTTTTACAAACCATTGGCTTGGTCGCGCCCCGATGAGCTGGGCACTTTAGCCCGGCAAATGGACAACATGCGCATGGTCATGGTAGACGACATCGCAAAGCGCAAAGAGGCCGATGAAACCATCCACAATCTGGCGTTTTATGATCCGTTGACGCAATTACCTAACCGCCGCCTGTTGCGCGAACGACTGAAGATGGCCGCCGTGGCGAGTGAGCGATCCGGACAGTACTTTGCATTGCTGTTCTTGGATCTGGACAACTTCAAGACACTCAACGACACGTTAGGCCACTCTGTTGGTGATGAACTTTTGATCCAGGTTGGAATTAGCCTGATTGAGAGCGTTCGCGCTGACGATACCGTGGCGCGTCTGGGAGGTGATGAGTTTGTGGTCATCTTGCAAAGAGTCGGTAGCGAGCCAGACGCCGCAGCTCAGCTGACTCGGCAAATCGCCGAAAAAATATGCAAAACCATTTCCAAACCCAGTCTGCTGGCCAGCCAAATGCATGTTATCAGCACCAGCATCGGAGTGACGTTGCATTGCGGCGCCCGAATGGATATCGATGTATACCTCAAAGAGGCCGATCTTGCCATGTATCAGGCCAAGGCTGCTGGACGAAATTGTGTGTGTTTCTTTGATGAACAAATGCACACCACACTGTTACAAAGTGCCAACTTAGAAGCATCTCTTCGAGATGCAATTCGAGGTGAAGAGTTCCTATTGCTGTATCAGCCACAGGTGATGCAAACTGGACATATCATGGGTGCAGAGTGTTTGGTTCGTTGGATGCACTCCGACCGCGGTTTAGTGTCTCCCAACGAATTTATACCCATTGCAGAGAAGACAGGACTAATTTTGCCACTGGGTCAATGGATCCTTGAGCAAGCGTGTACCAAGCTAGCGATTTGGTCCCGACACGAATTGCTGTCGCAGCTGAGCATCTCCGTCAACATCAGCGCCTGCCAACTTCATCAACCTGACTTCGTCGATGTTGTGCTTTCGACTGTGACACGCAGTGGTGCCAATCCGCGGCGGTTGAAGCTCGAATTGACGGAAAGTCAATTGATAGACAACACGGAAGACATTATTGAGAAGATGCAGCTTCTCAAAGAAAAGGGAATTGGCTTTTCATTGGACGACTTCGGTACAGGCTACTCTTCGCTGTCGTACCTACGGCGATTTCCGCTGGAGCAGCTCAAAATTGATCAGAGCTTTGTTCGTGATGTACTCGTTGACACCAACGACGCCGTCATTACCAAAATGGTGATCGCATTGGCGGAGAGTCTAGGATTGGCCGTCATTGCTGAAGGAGTGGAGCACGAAGCACAGCGCGAGTATCTTGCGCGTCACGGCTGCAATGCCTACCAGGGTTATTTGTTCGGCAGACCAATGCCAGATACCGAATTTGAGCACATGGTACTCGTCGACAATGCGGTCACCAGCAACTTGTAG
- a CDS encoding substrate-binding domain-containing protein translates to MRWKVLATFCASLACMFGSASGATTAQNVVFIPKSSDHQFWELMHEGASRAMNESGSGTLTWRGPAHSGDVDAQIRILETYTRDGADAIVLAPIDRYKLEAPVKMATEKGIRVVVVDSELGGENHSSFFGTDNVAAGALAAEQMEKLLGGKGKLVVVRTYKGSVTVEKRVTGFTKHLKAHAPQIQIAADFYAGDAVGDIYSITKETLRRIQHIDAVFAPNETTAQASLRALRDLNLAGKIRFIGFDATPLLLDAIRLREVDGLVLQNPRQMGYLAVKAALESPVSASHRSPTVTYIPATMVTSENVAQPAIQELLARDRPQ, encoded by the coding sequence ATGCGTTGGAAAGTCTTGGCAACTTTTTGTGCATCACTGGCTTGCATGTTTGGCAGTGCGAGTGGAGCGACTACTGCTCAAAATGTTGTGTTCATTCCCAAATCCAGTGACCATCAGTTTTGGGAGCTCATGCATGAAGGGGCCAGTCGTGCGATGAACGAGTCGGGTAGCGGCACGCTTACTTGGCGTGGCCCGGCCCATAGCGGTGATGTCGATGCCCAAATCAGGATTTTGGAAACATATACCCGGGACGGCGCTGACGCCATCGTTCTGGCCCCTATAGACCGGTACAAGCTAGAAGCTCCGGTCAAAATGGCCACCGAAAAAGGAATCCGGGTGGTGGTAGTGGACTCTGAACTTGGCGGAGAGAATCATTCCAGCTTTTTCGGCACAGACAACGTTGCCGCAGGTGCTTTGGCGGCCGAACAGATGGAAAAGCTGCTTGGCGGTAAAGGTAAACTGGTGGTGGTACGCACTTACAAGGGAAGTGTCACTGTTGAGAAGCGCGTAACCGGATTTACCAAGCATCTAAAAGCCCACGCCCCGCAAATCCAGATTGCAGCAGACTTTTATGCGGGTGACGCTGTTGGCGACATCTACTCCATAACGAAGGAGACACTGAGGCGCATTCAGCATATCGATGCGGTCTTTGCACCCAACGAGACAACTGCGCAAGCAAGCCTGCGTGCTCTGCGTGACCTGAACTTGGCAGGGAAGATCCGTTTTATTGGGTTTGACGCGACACCACTTCTGCTGGATGCTATTCGCCTCCGCGAAGTGGACGGTCTGGTACTGCAGAATCCGCGCCAGATGGGCTACCTCGCCGTCAAGGCTGCGCTTGAATCACCGGTTTCAGCCTCCCACAGATCTCCCACGGTAACCTACATACCCGCAACCATGGTTACATCGGAAAATGTGGCCCAACCAGCGATCCAAGAACTGCTCGCCCGGGATAGACCGCAGTAG
- a CDS encoding EAL domain-containing protein — translation MNLLSVTQPLNLISLKAFIDACPVAIGVSRMSDSAYVAVNEAFLVMHGYNHEEVIGHTSEELQLWRNRESRSAVLTQLQRTGSARNFFHEYRHKSGRVGQAIASVDLFDLEGIAHLIGFLADISETSQLSSTLAETESTYQALFQNMLNGMAYCRMLYEDGMASDFIYLKVNKAFEEQTGLKNVRDRKVSEVIPGIRSKDKAIFELYERVVKTGVAERTEVLISALNQWFSISVFKVQTDHFAVVFDVITERKNAQLALANSEYRLQRAMEATNVGLWDWDLRSEVAYLSPKYYELTGYGADEVVPNLDFFKSTIHPDDLASVMQSMSSHLRGESEVSIFDYRLVRKDGQVCWILGNGRVIDRSAEGKPLRMIGTITDISDRKISELALTEASVVFTNSFEGIMVVDSQVKVVRVNPAFTRVTGYAEEEIIGNSPKLLSSGLQGPDFYKAMWESIHTKGNWRGEIWNRRKNGEVYAELLAISVVRDALGAVQYYIGAFSDISQIKSHELELDRVAHYDPLTGTPNRRLLADRMEQAIFRVNRRQSSLAVCYMDLDGFKDINDRFGHGVGDQVLIAVSNSLKHILRTEDTLARLGGDEFVMLLDDIGTPEECVLVLNRILNAIKTPIAIDGNDILISCSIGVSLYPLDHADADALLRHADQAMYQAKAAGRNCFQLFDPESDLKAQAHQQFVERMHCALSAHEFCLYYQPKVDLTNGKVLGVEALIRWDHPQEGILPPAAFLHHVEGSTLDHPLGHWVMCSALEQASQWKRLGHEIQVSINVGAQHLLHPDFLKHLRSTLDLHPELAADCLELEVLESVGISNMDQTIEVLKQCHQIGVKLALDDFGTGYSSLTYLRKLPVDTIKIDQSFVRDMLVDAEDFGIVEGVISLARAFNRKVIAEGVETIEHGHALTRLGCHLAQGYGIAKPMPGSQFLTWLQDWSEQRAWAEI, via the coding sequence ATGAACCTTCTTTCGGTAACTCAGCCGCTGAATCTCATAAGCCTGAAAGCGTTCATCGATGCTTGCCCTGTTGCTATAGGGGTATCACGCATGTCCGATTCGGCATATGTCGCCGTAAATGAAGCATTTCTCGTGATGCATGGCTACAACCATGAAGAAGTCATCGGACACACCAGTGAAGAGTTGCAGCTTTGGCGCAATCGCGAAAGCCGCTCGGCTGTTTTAACTCAGTTACAAAGAACAGGAAGCGCCCGTAATTTTTTTCATGAATATAGACACAAGTCGGGGCGCGTCGGTCAAGCCATTGCCTCCGTAGATTTATTCGATTTGGAGGGTATCGCCCATCTCATTGGATTTCTGGCCGATATAAGTGAGACAAGTCAATTGAGTTCCACGTTGGCTGAGACAGAGTCAACCTATCAGGCGTTGTTTCAAAACATGCTCAACGGCATGGCCTACTGCCGCATGTTGTACGAAGATGGTATGGCCAGTGATTTCATCTACTTGAAGGTTAACAAAGCCTTTGAAGAGCAGACAGGGCTGAAGAATGTCCGAGATCGCAAGGTCAGCGAAGTCATACCAGGAATACGAAGCAAAGACAAAGCGATTTTCGAATTGTATGAACGTGTCGTGAAAACCGGGGTGGCTGAACGTACTGAGGTGCTTATCTCTGCGTTAAATCAGTGGTTTTCCATTTCAGTGTTCAAAGTGCAAACAGACCACTTTGCAGTTGTATTTGACGTTATTACGGAGCGCAAAAATGCACAGCTTGCGTTGGCAAACAGTGAGTATCGTTTGCAACGTGCCATGGAAGCCACCAATGTTGGCTTGTGGGATTGGGATCTTCGGAGTGAAGTTGCCTATCTGTCACCCAAGTACTATGAACTGACCGGCTACGGGGCCGATGAAGTCGTTCCCAATTTAGACTTTTTCAAGAGCACGATCCATCCTGATGACCTCGCATCAGTTATGCAAAGCATGTCATCGCATCTTCGTGGCGAATCTGAAGTGAGCATATTTGACTACCGACTGGTAAGAAAAGATGGCCAAGTCTGCTGGATACTGGGCAATGGACGCGTTATCGACAGAAGTGCTGAAGGTAAACCATTGCGAATGATTGGTACCATTACCGACATATCTGACCGCAAAATATCAGAACTGGCACTGACGGAAGCATCTGTAGTTTTTACCAATAGCTTCGAAGGCATCATGGTAGTGGATAGCCAGGTTAAGGTAGTGAGAGTCAACCCAGCATTTACGCGTGTCACCGGGTATGCCGAGGAAGAAATCATAGGAAATTCACCCAAACTTCTTTCATCCGGTCTGCAGGGACCAGATTTTTACAAAGCGATGTGGGAGTCCATCCATACCAAAGGCAATTGGCGGGGAGAGATTTGGAATAGACGGAAGAACGGTGAAGTCTACGCGGAGCTATTGGCCATTTCAGTTGTACGTGATGCACTAGGAGCAGTTCAGTACTACATAGGAGCATTCTCCGATATCAGTCAAATCAAGTCCCATGAATTGGAGCTTGATCGTGTGGCACACTATGACCCACTTACTGGAACTCCCAACAGGCGCTTGTTGGCTGACCGCATGGAGCAAGCGATATTTAGAGTAAATCGACGCCAATCAAGCCTTGCAGTGTGCTACATGGACCTTGATGGATTCAAAGATATCAATGACCGATTTGGTCATGGGGTGGGTGACCAAGTTCTAATTGCTGTATCCAATAGCCTCAAGCATATTTTGAGAACCGAAGACACATTGGCTAGACTGGGGGGCGATGAATTCGTCATGCTTCTTGATGACATTGGTACTCCAGAAGAGTGTGTCCTCGTTTTAAATCGCATACTAAATGCCATCAAAACACCGATTGCGATAGACGGGAATGACATTCTCATTTCCTGCAGCATTGGAGTCAGTCTGTATCCGCTGGATCATGCAGACGCAGATGCACTGCTACGCCATGCCGACCAAGCCATGTATCAAGCGAAGGCAGCGGGACGCAACTGCTTTCAACTCTTTGACCCAGAGAGTGATTTGAAGGCACAAGCGCATCAGCAATTTGTGGAGCGAATGCATTGCGCGCTGAGCGCACATGAATTTTGCCTTTACTACCAACCCAAAGTTGATCTGACCAATGGCAAAGTGTTGGGCGTAGAAGCACTTATTCGATGGGATCATCCTCAAGAGGGAATTCTTCCTCCTGCAGCGTTCTTGCACCATGTCGAAGGTAGTACCCTTGACCACCCGTTGGGTCACTGGGTCATGTGCTCCGCACTGGAACAGGCGTCGCAATGGAAACGACTGGGACATGAAATTCAAGTAAGCATCAATGTCGGAGCTCAGCACTTGCTTCATCCAGATTTCTTGAAGCATCTTCGATCTACGTTAGATCTTCATCCAGAACTGGCCGCTGATTGCCTGGAGTTAGAAGTTTTGGAAAGCGTAGGCATTAGCAATATGGATCAAACTATTGAAGTGCTCAAACAGTGCCATCAAATCGGAGTGAAGTTGGCACTGGATGACTTTGGTACAGGCTATTCATCTCTTACCTATTTGCGCAAACTTCCGGTGGACACCATCAAAATAGATCAAAGTTTTGTTCGCGATATGTTGGTGGATGCAGAAGATTTTGGTATCGTGGAAGGTGTCATCAGTTTGGCCAGAGCATTCAACCGAAAGGTGATTGCAGAAGGGGTAGAAACAATCGAACACGGGCACGCTCTAACTCGATTAGGTTGCCATTTGGCCCAAGGATATGGCATTGCTAAACCGATGCCTGGGAGTCAATTTCTTACTTGGCTCCAGGATTGGAGTGAGCAGCGTGCCTGGGCAGAAATCTAG